In Alicyclobacillus macrosporangiidus CPP55, a single window of DNA contains:
- a CDS encoding flagellar hook-basal body protein, whose protein sequence is MQSLWTGLSALQASLRWLDRVSENVANSDTPGYAADAGSFADTFTQVWSAQATAPRVAGRYTPPGWAGGTGVLAVSAEKRFDGMPLQQTGNPLDLAVQGNAFFLVAGADGQTRLTRAGNFIWSRRPDGTVVLATQAGEPVLDTQGRPVQAPGGQTDGFAVGAQGDVSFGGKATGQRIALAEVSLPDQHLVPVGDNEYVAGPGANVRVVNAGAAGAGGGAGAGTDTVVQGALSMSSADLVKQMTDLIQAQRMFDLNAEALQITNRMMQDANGIKA, encoded by the coding sequence ATGCAGTCGCTGTGGACGGGGCTGTCGGCGTTGCAGGCGAGCTTACGGTGGTTGGACAGGGTCTCGGAAAACGTGGCCAACAGCGATACGCCGGGGTATGCGGCGGACGCGGGATCGTTCGCGGACACGTTCACCCAGGTCTGGTCGGCGCAGGCCACCGCACCGCGCGTCGCAGGCCGCTATACGCCGCCGGGCTGGGCGGGGGGCACGGGGGTGCTGGCCGTCAGCGCGGAGAAGCGGTTCGACGGCATGCCGTTGCAGCAGACGGGCAATCCGCTCGATCTCGCCGTCCAAGGGAACGCCTTCTTCCTGGTGGCGGGGGCGGATGGCCAGACGCGCCTGACGCGGGCGGGCAATTTCATCTGGAGCCGCCGGCCGGACGGGACGGTGGTGCTGGCGACGCAGGCGGGTGAGCCGGTGCTCGACACGCAGGGGCGGCCGGTACAGGCCCCGGGGGGCCAGACGGACGGCTTCGCCGTCGGCGCCCAGGGAGACGTCAGTTTTGGCGGGAAGGCGACGGGCCAGCGCATTGCCCTGGCGGAGGTGTCGCTGCCGGACCAGCATCTGGTGCCGGTGGGTGATAACGAATACGTGGCCGGGCCAGGGGCGAACGTGCGTGTGGTGAACGCGGGGGCGGCTGGCGCGGGCGGTGGTGCCGGAGCGGGCACGGACACCGTCGTGCAGGGGGCATTGTCGATGAGCAGCGCCGATTTGGTGAAGCAGATGACCGATTTGATTCAGGCCCAGCGAATGTTTGATTTGAACGCAGAGGCCCTTCAAATCACCAACCGCATGATGCAGGACGCGAACGGGATCAAGGCGTGA
- a CDS encoding ArsR/SmtB family transcription factor codes for MSKPKPLRDVELVKLLLDPRRSRILEFASHPVTVNELAEKIGELPSRVYYHVHKLEEAGLLEVVDTRQRGNLIEKLYQSTHPDLDFSLDPAVFGSMPSVTAQFEEMLVPGLRLIEYGARLRAERMQLDPTDEGRRPDDPLVHMSVSWNNLTESEWRAKTKALKAVIDSGNENNDAKDPRLDASGDASSEPQSRFAFIVLSYRLEDAERLGFFKKENSDEEDTEDKRQTSPHE; via the coding sequence ATGTCGAAGCCGAAACCACTCCGTGACGTCGAGTTGGTCAAACTGCTTTTGGATCCGCGGCGCAGCCGAATTCTCGAATTTGCGAGCCACCCTGTCACCGTAAACGAACTGGCTGAGAAAATCGGCGAACTCCCGTCCAGAGTGTATTACCATGTGCACAAACTCGAGGAGGCGGGATTGCTGGAGGTGGTGGACACCAGGCAACGCGGCAACCTGATTGAGAAGTTGTACCAGTCCACCCATCCCGATCTGGACTTTTCCTTGGACCCTGCTGTGTTCGGGAGCATGCCGTCGGTTACGGCGCAATTCGAGGAAATGTTGGTGCCCGGTCTGCGCTTGATCGAATACGGTGCCCGGCTGCGGGCCGAGCGCATGCAACTGGACCCCACCGATGAAGGGCGCCGCCCGGACGATCCGCTCGTCCACATGAGCGTCTCCTGGAACAACCTTACAGAATCTGAGTGGCGTGCGAAGACGAAAGCATTGAAAGCCGTGATCGATTCCGGGAACGAAAACAACGATGCGAAGGATCCGCGCCTGGACGCGTCCGGGGACGCGTCCAGCGAACCGCAAAGCCGCTTCGCCTTCATCGTGTTGAGCTATCGCTTGGAGGATGCGGAAAGGCTGGGGTTTTTCAAGAAAGAGAACTCAGACGAGGAGGACACGGAAGACAAGCGACAGACGTCACCTCATGAATGA